A window of Nocardia arthritidis genomic DNA:
GCCGTACCGTTTGTAAACTCGTGACGTGGTTGAATGACTTGAACATGGCGTCGAGTGCACGGCGGCGGAGCGAAGGGACGAACGGCATTGCAAACCGGGATGGTTCTGCTGATCATTCTGGTGTTGCTGCTCGTTTTCCTGGCGCTGGCATCGACCTACCGCCTGATCATGCTGCGCCGCGGCGGGACAGCCGCCATTCTGCGGGTATTACCGGCCAAGGGTGGTCAGGGCTGGCGGCACGGCCTGATTCGTTATGACGAGGACCGTTTGGTCTTCTACAAATTGTCGAGTCTGAAGCTGGGACCGGATTCCTCGATTCGTCGTCAAGGCATCGAGATCGGTGATCGGCGCGGTCCGCGCGGCGACGAGTACGACATCATGACCGATGAGATCGCGGTCATCGCGGTCTCCGACAGCGACGGCAGTTTCGAGCTGGCCCTGGATCGCGGGTCGCTTGCCGCATTTCTTTCCTGGGTGGAGTCCCGTCCGTCCGACCGCACTCGTCGCCTGCGCTGAGTGCTGGTGAAAATCGCCTCCGATTTCGTTCCGGCCATGCGCGGGCTGGGGTCGGCTTCGTCGACCGCGCCCATTAGGGTTGCGGTGTGAGTGTGCATCTGACGCGCATCTATACCCGTACCGGCGACGACGGTACGACCGGTCTCAACGATTTCTCCCGGGTGTCGAAGAACGATCCGCGCCTGGTCGCATACGCCGACTGCGATGAAACCAATGCGGCGATCGGGGTCGCCGTCACGCTCGGGCAGCCGGACGAGCGGATTCTCGCGGTGCTGCGGCAGGTGCAGAACGATCTGTTCGATGTGGGCGCCGACCTGTCGACACCTGTTGTCGCGGAACCGAAGTATCCGCCGCTGCGGATCACCCAGCCGTATATCGATCGGCTGGAGGCGTGGTGCGATGAGTTCAATGCCGAACTGCCCGCGTTGAATTCGTTCATTCTGCCGGGCGGTACCCCGCTTGCCGCGCTGTTGCACACCGCGCGGACGGTGGCGCGACGGGCGGAACGTTCGGCGTGGGCCGCCATCGAGGCGTATCCCGACGACACCGGCGTGCTGCCGGCGAAATATCTGAACCGACTGTCCGACTTGCTTTTCATCCTCGGCCGGGTAGCCAATCCGGACGGCGATGTGCTCTGGAAACCCGGCGGTGATCAGGCAAATCCCGAATCCGGCGACTGACTCGGGCAGGCCTGGGTAGGTCATGGATGCGATGACTGTCACGTGACCTAGGGGCAACTGGCCCGGCACGCGTACTCGCGAGACGCGTCCCAACTATCCTTGCACGCAACGGTGCGCCAATACGCGGAGAGGCGGCATGGAACGGTTTTTGGTTACTGGCGGGAATCGGCTCGTCGGTGAGGTCACGGTCGGGGGAGCTAAGAACAGCGTCCTCAAGCTGATGGCCGCGGCTCTCCTCGCCGAGGGCACAACCACCATCACGAACTGCCCGGACATCCTCGATGTGCCGCTGATGGCCGACGTCCTGCGGGGCCTCGGCTGCGATGTCACGATCGATAGCGGCGTGGTCACCATCACGACTCCCGCGGAACCGAAGTATCACGCCGATTTCCCCGCCGTCACGCAGTTCCGTGCGTCGGTGTGTGTGCTCGGTCCGCTGATGGCGCGGTGTAAGCGCGCCGTTGTCGCGCTGCCCGGCGGTGATGCGATCGGTTCGCGTCCGCTCGATATGCATCAGGCCGGTC
This region includes:
- a CDS encoding DUF2550 domain-containing protein gives rise to the protein MVLLIILVLLLVFLALASTYRLIMLRRGGTAAILRVLPAKGGQGWRHGLIRYDEDRLVFYKLSSLKLGPDSSIRRQGIEIGDRRGPRGDEYDIMTDEIAVIAVSDSDGSFELALDRGSLAAFLSWVESRPSDRTRRLR
- a CDS encoding cob(I)yrinic acid a,c-diamide adenosyltransferase; translation: MSVHLTRIYTRTGDDGTTGLNDFSRVSKNDPRLVAYADCDETNAAIGVAVTLGQPDERILAVLRQVQNDLFDVGADLSTPVVAEPKYPPLRITQPYIDRLEAWCDEFNAELPALNSFILPGGTPLAALLHTARTVARRAERSAWAAIEAYPDDTGVLPAKYLNRLSDLLFILGRVANPDGDVLWKPGGDQANPESGD